Within the Deltaproteobacteria bacterium genome, the region CGGTCTCGCGGCGCGATTCCCGGCGCCGCCCGGCGCACGCTCCGCGGAGCGCGCGAGCCCGCTGCCGTGGCGAACGCTTGCGGCGCTTTCCGTGGCGGGCGCGGCCTACGTCGGGCTCGAGTCCGCGCTCTCCGCGCTGCTGCCTGCGTTCGCAGATGCGCGCGCGCTGGCGCCGGCCCAGTTGTTAGGCGCGCCGCGTGGCACGCTCGCGATCTCGGCGTTTTGGGCGGGCCTGTTCTCCGCGCGCATCAGCTTCGGCGCGCTCGCGATTCCCGCGCGCGCGCGCGAGCTCGTGCTCGGCGGCGCGCTCGGCGCGCTGCTCCTCGCCGTCGGCGGCGCGCTGCCTGGCCACGCGTACGAGCTGTGGAGCCTCGCGATCGGTCTCGCGCTCGGCGCGGTGTTCCCCGTGCTGGTCGTGCTCGCGGGCGACGCAGCGCCCGAGCGGCGCGGCACGGCGCTCGCGGTGGTCGTGTCGGCGGGCTCCGTCGGCGGCGTCGCGCTGCCGTACCTCGCTGGCGCGTTGGGCGAAACGCGCGGCGTTTCCGCGGCGCTCCTCGCGCTCGCCGTCGCGAGCGCGGCGATTGCGCTCGGCGTTCGCGCGGCCGCGCGGCGCTAGACGCTCTTCGTTCCGCGCCCGAGCCACGCCCACGCGCCGGCGATGACTCCGAACGCGAACAGGATGCTCTGCCACACGAGGCCCTGCACCACCGCGAGCGTCGCGGGGACGCCGAAGGGCGCGAGCAAGCTCGCGAGCGCGGTCTCGCGCACTCCGAGGCCGCCGAGGCTGATCGGCGCCATCGCGATGACCTTCGCGAGAGGCCGCGCGAGCAGCCACGCCGCTGCGCCGGGCGCGACGCCGACCGCGGCGCCGAGCCAGGCGTTCAGCGCGACCAGCGAGCCCTGCGCCACGACCGAGGCGCCATAGGCGAGCGCGCGCGGCGCGGCCGGGCTGGCGCGCGAGATCGCGGAGCACGTCCTGGGCACGCTGCGCTGGGCGCACGAGCCTCGTGGGGAGTCGCGCAGGGTCGATCGCGCGCACGAGCGCGACACCGAGCGCGCCGCCGAGCACGAGAGCGAGCGCGGCGCCGCGCAGGAGCGGAGTCGCGCTCCCGAGCGCGCTCGCGGGCGCGAGCAAGGCTCCCATCGCCGCGAGGGTGAGCATCGCCGCCAGGTCGAGTGCGCGATCGGCGATTCCCGCCAGCGCGGGCACCGCGAGCCCGCCGTGCGCGCGCGCGACCAAGCCGGCGCGCACGACGTCACCACCGATGATCGAGGGAAGCCAGATGTTCGCGAACAGGCCCGCAGCGTGGGCGCGCAGGGCGGTCATCAGGGACAGCGGCACGCCGGCAGCGCGCACCAGCATGCGCCACTTGCCCGCCGCGACGACGTGCGCGACGCCAAACGCCGGCAGCACGGCGAGCCAACGCGCCCAGCCCGTGCGCGCCATCCCGTCCCACACCTCGCGTGCCGGCAGCGCCCAGAAGATCGCAGCGAAGATGAGGCCGGTCGCCAGGACGCGAAGCAGGATCGGCGCCCAGCGAGTCGCAGCAGGCGGCGGTGCGTCGCTCGCCGTCAATGCTCAGTCCTCGACGACGTGCGTCTCGAACACGCGGCGGTGTGCCTGCCACTGCGCGTCGTAGGCCGGCGACTTGTTGGGGATCGCGATGTACTGCTCGAGC harbors:
- a CDS encoding flippase-like domain-containing protein; the protein is MPRTCSAISRASPAAPRALAYGASVVAQGSLVALNAWLGAAVGVAPGAAAWLLARPLAKVIAMAPISLGGLGVRETALASLLAPFGVPATLAVVQGLVWQSILFAFGVIAGAWAWLGRGTKSV
- a CDS encoding MFS transporter, coding for MSVMPLAVLAFFAFGVLLVLPGGLGDALSAAFALDMRQRGALASALLFGIGAGVVASGPLSDRFPRRPLFVAASLASAAALAGTAFAPSFPALGVAFALLGLAAGFYETLLNSAVPEAFPERSAAKLNLAHSAATVGAALGAPLLGSAAARLGWGNALAALALVFVALAAAGLAARFPAPPGARSAERASPLPWRTLAALSVAGAAYVGLESALSALLPAFADARALAPAQLLGAPRGTLAISAFWAGLFSARISFGALAIPARARELVLGGALGALLLAVGGALPGHAYELWSLAIGLALGAVFPVLVVLAGDAAPERRGTALAVVVSAGSVGGVALPYLAGALGETRGVSAALLALAVASAAIALGVRAAARR